GCCTCGGCCAGCCAGCGGCCACCGAATACGTTTGCCCGGTTAAGCAGATAATAGAGTTGATAAACCGGCTGCCGCTGAATATACCCTTCAGGCAGGGGCCAGACCGACTGATAGCCCTGCAGGATCTCAACGGGAAGGTCGGGATACCAGCTGAGCATCGCCAGATCGCACTCGCGATCTCCCCAGTAGCAGGCGGGATCGAAGATCCACGGACCGTTGCTGCTCCCCGCGCAGTTCGCTGGCCATAAATCACCGTGCAGCAGTGAAGGCTGCGGGTGATGTGTCGCCAGGAGACTTTGCGCGCAGCGCGTGATGAGTTCGATATCCCCGTACTGGATGCCTTTCTCCGCGGCCAGCTGCAGCTGCCAGCCAATACGCTGTTCGGCAAAGAACAGCGACCAGCGGCGAAGCCAGCTGTTCGGCTGCGGCGAGGTGGTGATGTTGTTGTCGAAATCAAGCCCAAACTGCGGCTGTTCGCTCCACTGATGGAGCCGCGCCAGCTGTTCGCCCAGCAGATGAGCGCTGGAGGCGTCCAGCGGGGTGGGTTCCGTGTATTCCAGCAGCAGAAAGCTGGCATCACGGTCGCTGCCTGAGCCATAAACCTTTGGTACGCGCACGGTACCGCTACGGGCCAGCAGCTGTAGCTGATCGGCTTCCCAGGTGAACAAATCCAACATGTCTCGCTGATTACACTTCACGAACACCCGATGTTCGCCATAGTGCAGTAGCCAGGCGGGATGAACATCACCACCCGGCAGCTCAGTGCGTTGGGTAATTTCGCCCTGCCCAAGCTGTTCATTCAACAAACGATTGATGGCTGACCACATAGGAAGCTCCTCTTTTGTACGCCGTGAACAGGGTTACCGTATCGGTTAAAGGATAACCAGTCTGCGCGGTAATGCACGTTAATCGTACATTTTTACAAAAACTTAGCTTTGATCCTGCTTATTAAATGACGCCAAAGTTTGTACTTCGACTTCCGGGGCTTCATCCAGCACAAGCTCACCAATACTGATAGCCTGCGCTTTGAGATCTTCAATCGGAAGGGCACTGACAATCCCGAAATTGTTGGTCCCCAGCTCGTGCGGGTGCCCGTCGGCGTCGTTGAGAGTGGTGGAAAAACCGGCGCTTAGCATGGTGCTGTTCAGTTCAAGCAGATTACTGAGTCCGGTTTCATGGTAGCGAAAGGTCACAACGTACTGGTTTACGGCTGAACTCATGGCATACCTCTTTGTCGGAAAAATTCATTACATCATAGGACATGACCCCATCAGAATGGACGATCTGGTCATGATTTGCGGGTAAATTTTATTAACATCCCCCCTGGTATTTTGATAGCCCTGGGTCGAAATGCCGCACTTCATGCCACTTTTGCCCCGTATTTTCATCATCCTACCCGGTTACTCTCCGTCGTCTTTTTGAACGCCTGCCGAGATGCGGGGGGTGTGCACGGGCGGATAAGCCAGATACCTGCGCATTAATATTTAGTTACATCACTGCTTTTTTCGACAGGGATTTTTCGCCTGGCTAGAGATATTTCTTATTTACAGGCTGATGTTTTCCCGTCAAATACCCTCTATAATGCGCGCCGTTAATGGGAATGTTCTCATTCATCGAGTAGATTCGTCGTGATGCTTGTGAAAAAGAGTGATTTAACAAATTGTTACGTTTATTACCGTAAATTGCGTTGATCGTCCTTCAAAAGGCTTCAGACTTAATCTTTTCAAAACTGCCGTACGGGTCACATTAAATGAAAGCGCTTAGTAAACTGTCTGTCGTTCTGCTGCTCTCCGGGGGAGCACTGTGTCAACAAGCCCTGGCTGATAACAACGTATTTACGGTTATGGATGACCCGAGCACCGCGAAGAAACCTTTTGAAGGCAATGCCGCAGCGGGTTATCTCGCTCAGAGCGGCAATACCAAAAGCTCATCCGCCACGGCGAATACCAATATGACCTGGTATCAGCCAAGCACCGCTTACAGCCTGTGGGGAAATGCGAGCAACACCTCATCAAACGATGAGCGTTCTTCCGAAACCTATCAGGTGGGTGGACGTACTCGTTATAACATGAACAGCGCGGACTACCTGTTCGGTCAGGCCAGCTGGCTGAGCGATCGTTTTAACGGTTACGACGGTCGCTCCATTCTGGCGGCGGGTTATGGTCGCCAGCTGCTGAACGGCCCGGTGCACTCGCTGCGTCTGGAAGCCGGTCCTGGCGTGCGCTATGACGATTTCCATGAAGGCGGCCATGAAACGCAGGCGCTGGCCTATGGCGCAATGAGCTACCAGTGGCAGCTGACCGACAACACCAAATTCATTCAGGGTGTCTCCGTACTCGGCAGCGACGATACCACCGTCAACTCCGAAACAGGACTGCAGGTGGCCATCAATGACCACTTCGCACTGAAGCTGGCTTACAACGTGACCTGGAACCAGAACCCGCCAGAGTCCGCGCCGGAAAGAACCGACACCAAAACGTCGGTACTACTTTCCTACGCGATGTAATGCTCCCCGGGCCGATAAGTCGGCCCGTTTTTTCAGGTCTATCTGCCCGTCACATCGTTTTCCCTTTACGGCAATTTAACCCCGCGCCGTGCAATTCCCCCTCATGAAGTGTAAGATACTACACCTTCAAAGGTTTCTCTGATTTTGAGTCACGTTTGAGTCTGTGTACCAGACCGTGTACCAAACCGGCAAATGTGAGCGGGTTTTAAGTACTAAGGGTCTGGTTTATAAAGTAAAACCAATGTTTGTATGTAGCCTTGCGTATGGGTTACCACTGCAATTAAGGATGTTACATGCCAGTGATTACTCTTCCTGATGGAAGTAAGCGTTCGTTTGACCACGCCGTAAGCGTGATGGATATTGCCCTGGATATCGGTCCTGGCCTGGCGAAAGCCTGTATTGCCGGACGGGTAAATGGTGAGCTGGTGGATGCGGTTGATCCGATCACCGAAGATGCCAATGTGGCCATCATCACCGCCAAAGACGAAGCCGGTCTGGAAATTATTCGCCACTCCTGTGCGCACCTGTTAGGTCATGCGATTAAACAGCTGTGGCCAGATACCAAAATGGCTATCGGTCCGGTGATCGACAACGGTTTCTACTATGATGTTGACCTCGATCGTACCCTGACGCAGGAAGATATCGATCAGCTGGAAAAGCGCATGCACCAGCTGGCCGAAACCAATTACGACGTTGTTAAACAGAAGGTCAGCTGGCAGGAAGCGCGTGACGCCTTTGCTGCTCGTGATGAAACCTACAAGATGACCATTCTTGATGAAAACATCAGCCATGACGATCGTCCTGGGCTGTATCATCATGAAGAATATGTCGATATGTGCCGTGGTCCGCACGTACCGAATATGCGTTTTTGCCACCACTTCAAACTGCAGAAAATCTCCGGTGCCTACTGGCGCGGCGACAGCAACAATAAAATGCTGCAGCGTATTTACGGCACCGCATGGGCCGACAAAAAACAGCTGGCGGCGTATTTGCTGCGTCTGGAAGAAGCGGCAAAACGCGACCACCGTAAGATTGGTAAGCAGCTCGACCTGTATCATATGCAGGAAGAGGCACCGGGCATGGTGTTCTGGCACAACGACGGCTGGACTATTTTCCGCGAGCTGGAAGTGTTTGTTCGCACCAAGCTGAAAGAGTATGACTACCAGGAAGTGAAAGGTCCGTTCATGATGGACCGCGTGCTGTGGGAAAAAACCGGCCACTGGGAAAACTACAAAGAAGCGATGTTCACCACCTCTTCAGAGAACCGTGAATACTGCATTAAGCCAATGAACTGCCCGGGTCACGTGCAGATCTTTAATCAGGGGCTGAAATCGTATCGCGATCTGCCGCTGCGTATGGCTGAATTCGGTAGCTGTCACCGTAATGAGCCATCGGGCGCGCTGCACGGTCTGATGCGCGTGCGCGGTTTCACTCAGGACGATGCCCATATCTTCTGTACTGAAGAGCAGGTGCGTGATGAAGTGAACAGCTGCATTAAGATGGTGTACGACATGTACAGCACCTTCGGCTTTGAAAAGATCGTTGTTAAGCTCTCTACGCGTCCTGAAAAGCGTATTGGTTCTGACGATCTGTGGGACCGCTCTGAGGCCGACCTGGCCGCCGCGCTGAAAGAGAACGAGATTCCGTTCGAGTATCAGCCGGGTGAGGGGGCTTTCTACGGTCCTAAAATTGAATTTACCCTGCATGACTGCCTCGACCGTGCATGGCAGTGCGGTACCGTACAGCTGGACTTCTCGCTGCCGGGCCGTCTGAATGCTTCTTATGTGGGTGAAAGTAATGAACGCCAGGTGCCGGTAATGATTCACCGTGCAATCCTGGGGTCCATGGAGCGCTTTATCGGGATTTTGACCGAAGAATATGCCGGTTTCTTCCCGACCTGGCTTGCTCCAGTACAAGTTGTGGTAATGAATATTACCGATGGTCAGTCCGAATATGTTGCAGAATTAACGCGAAAACTGCAGAATGCGGGCATTCGTGCAAAAGCGGACTTGAGAAACGAGAAGATTGGCTTTAAAATCCGCGAACACACTTTACGACGTGTCCCGTATATGTTGGTCTGTGGTGATAAAGAGGTGGAATCTGGCAAAGTAGCCGTTCGCACCCGCCGCGGTAAAGACCTGGGAAGCATGGACGTAAACGAAGTGATCGCGAAGCTGCAGAATGAAATTCGCAGTCGCAATCTTCATCAATTGGAGGAATAAAGTATTAAAGGCGGAAAACGAGTTCAACCGGCGCGTCCTAATCGCATTAACAGAGAAATTCGCGCCACTGAGGTTCGTCTGACTGGCGTCGATGGCGAACAGATTGGTATTGTCAGTCTGAATGAAGCTTTAGAAAAAGCTGAAGAAGCAGGCGTTGATCTCGTAGAGATCAGCCCTAACGCCGAGCCGCCCGTTTGCCGTATTATGGATTACGGCAAGTTCCTTTATGAAAAGAGCAAATCTTCTAAGGAACAGAAGAAAAAGCAAAAAGTTATCCAGGTTAAGGAAATTAAATTCCGTCCTGGTACCGATGATGGCGACTATCAGGTAAAACTACGCAACCTGATTCGCTTTCTGGAAGATGGCGATAAAGCTAAAATCACGCTGCGTTTCCGCGGTCGTGAGATGGCGCACCAGCAGATCGGTATGGAAGTGCTTAACCGCGTCCGTAAAGATCTGTGTGAAGATATCGATCTGGCAATTGTCGAATCCTTCCCTACGAAGATCGAAGGTCGTCAGATGATTATGGTGCTCGCTCCCAAGAAGAAACAGTAGGCCCTAAAGTAATCCTGCCGTGCGCTTCGGCGTGCGGTGTGATTCGCCTGTCTGGTTCATTTTATTAACAATGCGAAGTGGATATTTTTTAAATGCCAAAGATTAAAACTGTACGTGGCGCGGCCAAGCGCTTCAAGAAGACCGCTTCTGGCGGCTTCAAGCGTAAACACGCTAACCTGCGTCATATTCTGACTAAAAAATCTACTAAGCGTAAACGTCACCTGCGTCCGAAAGGTCTGGTGTCTAAAGGCGATCTGGGTCTGGTTATTGCCTGCCTGCCGTACGCATAAGTATTTTTTTTAAACTTTCAGAATATTAACAGGAGAGCTAAATGGCTCGTGTAAAACGTGGTGTAGTTGCTCGCGCACGTCACAAAAAAATCTTAAAACAAGCTAAAGGTTACTACGGAGCACGTTCACGTGTTTACCGCGTTGCCTTCCAGGCAGTTATCAAAGCTGGTCAGTATGCTTACCGCGACCGTCGTCAGCGTAAGCGTCAGTTCCGTCAGCTGTGGATTGCGCGTATCAACGCAGCAGCCCGCACTAACGGTATTTCTTACAGCCGCTTCATCAATGGCCTGAAAAAGGCTTCTATTGAGATCGACCGTAAGATCCTGGCTGACATCGCCGTATTCGACAAAGCAGTCTTCTCTGCTCTGGTAGAAAAAGCGAAAGCAGCTCTGGCGTAAGCCGGATTTTAAGAGGGGAGCTTGTCTCCCCTTTTTTATTGCCTGTAACCTAAGCAAAAGATTGACTTTTATGCCTCCGGGCATTTCAATAGAACGGTTCCAGCAATCCACCAGGTAACAATAAGCATGAATGCTAATTTTCGTTTCTTTTTTTACTTTAGCACCTGATTATCGGGGGCTTTTGCGCAAAGAAAAGAAACGAAAAATCGCGCTAAAAGCCTCCCACGTGGAGGCTTTTTTCGTTCCGGTGCTGAACACGTAACGATGTTATCGTAAAGACTAAAAACAGACCGGCCACGGTGGCTGGAAGAAGAGGAAAGCATGTCACATCTCGCAGACCTGGTGGCGCAAGCGAAAGCCGCCATCAATGATGCTCAGGATGTCGCCGCGTTAGATAACGTACGCGTCGAATACCTGGGGAAAAAAGGGCTTCTTACCCTGCAGATGACTACCCTGCGTGAACTGCCAGCGGAAGATCGTCCGGCAGCCGGTGCGGTAATCAATGAAGCTAAACAGCAGGTGCAGGACGCGCTCAACGCGCAAAAGAATGCGCTGGAATCTGCGGAGATGAACGCCCGTCTGGCTCAGGAAACTATCGACGTATCCCTGCCGGGGCGCCGCATTGAAAACGGCGGCCTGCATCCGGTTACCCGTACCATCGATCGTATTGAAACCTTCTTTGGTGAACTGGGCTTCTCGGTGGAAACCGGGCCTGAAATCGAAGATGACTATCACAACTTTGATGCGCTGAATATTCCGGGCCACCACCCGGCGCGTGCCGACCACGATACGTTCTGGTTTGATGCCAAACGCCTGCTGCGTACCCAGACTTCCGGCGTGCAGATCCGTACCATGGAGGCTCAGCAGCCGCCGATTCGCGTCATTGTGCCGGGCCGCGTATATCGTAACGACTACGATCAGACCCATACCCCGATGTTCCATCAGATGGAAGGCCTGATCGTTGATAAAAACATCAGCTTCACCAATCTGAAAGGCACGCTGCACGATTTCCTGAACAACTTCTTCGAAGCCGATCTGCAGGTCCGTTTCCGTCCTTCCTACTTCCCGTTCACCGAACCGTCCGCGGAAGTGGATGTCATGGGCAAAAACGGTAAATGGCTGGAAGTGCTGGGCTGCGGCATGGTGCATCCGAACGTTCTGCGCAATGTCGGAATTGACCCGGAAGTCTATTCCGGCTTTGCCTTCGGTATGGGTATGGAGCGTCTGACCATGCTGCGCTATGGCGTGACCGACCTGCGTGCCTTCTTCGAAAATGATTTACGTTTCCTCAAACAGTTTAAATAAGGGCGGGTAAAACCAATGAAATTCAGTGAACTCTGGTTACGTGAATGGGTTAATCCGGCCATTGACGGTGAAGCCCTGTCCGATCAAATCACCATGGCCGGTCTGGAAGTTGACGGCGTTGATGCCGTCGCCGGTGCATTTCACGGTGTGGTGGTGGGTGAAGTGGTTGAATGCGGCCAGCACCCTAACGCCGATAAACTGCGCGTAACTAAAATCAACGTGGGCGGCGATCGCCTGCTGGATATCGTCTGCGGCGCGCCAAACTGCCGTCAGGGGCTGAAAGTGGCGGTTGCCACCGTCGGTGCCGTCCTGCCGGGTGATTTCAAAATTAAAGCCGCTAAACTGCGCGGCGAACCGTCCGAAGGGATGCTGTGCTCCTTCTCCGAGCTGGGAATTTCCGACGACCATCAGGGCATCATTGAGCTGCCGCTGGATGCGCCCGTTGGCACCGATATCCGCGAATACCTCAAGCTGGACGACAGCACCATTGAAATTAGCGTGACGCCAAACCGCGCCGACTGCCTGGGTATTATCGGCGTGGCGCGCGACGTGGCGGTGCTGAACAAGCTGCCGCTGGCTGAGCCGGAAATTCTACCGGTCGCGGCCACGCTGGCTGACACGTTCCCGATTAGCGTTACCGCACCGGAAGCCTGCCCACGCTACGTGGGGCGTGTGGTTAAAGGCATTAACGTCAAAGCAGCAACTCCGCTGTGGATGAAAGAGAAGCTGCGCCGCTGCGGCATCCGCTCGATCGATCCGGTGGTGGATATCACCAACTTTGTCCTGCTGGAACTCGGCCAGCCGATGCACGCCTTCGATCTGGATCGCATCAATGGCGAAATCATTGTGCGCCTGGCGGAAGAGGGCGAAAAGCTGACTCTGCTGGACGGTAGCGAAGCCACGTTGAAAAACGATACGCTGGTCATTGCCGATGCCGGTAAGGCGCTGGCGATGGCCGGCATCTTTGGTGGCGAGCACTCGGGCGTTAACGAAGAGACGCAGAACGTGCTGCTGGAATCCGCGTTCTTCAGCCCGCTGTCAATTACCGGGCGTGCGCGCCGTCACGGCCTGCATACCGATGCGTCCCACCGCTACGAGCGCGGCGTTGACCCTGCGCTGCAGCACAAAGCCATTGAGCGCGCCACGCGCCTGCTGCTGGATATCTGCGGCGGCGAAGCCGGTCCTCTGATCGATGTGACGAATCAGGAATACCTGCCGAAGCGCGCCACCATCACGCTGCGCCGCGAGAAGCTGGACCGCCTGATTGGCCATGTGATTGCCGATGCGGACGTCACCGATTTCCTGACCCGCCTGGGCTGCGAAGTGACCGTTGGCAACGGCGAGTGGCAGGCAACGGCCCCAAGCTGGCGTTTCGACATGGAGATTGAAGAGGATCTCGTTGAGGAAGTGGCCCGCATTTACGGCTACAACAATATTCCGCACGTTCCGGTCCTGGCCTCTCTGGAGATGACCCAACACCGTGAAGCGGACCTGTCCCTGAAGCGCGTGAAGTCCCTGCTGGTCGATAAGGGCTACCAGGAAGCGATTACCTACAGCTTCGTTGACCCGAAAATTCAGGCGCTGCTGCATCCGGGTGAAGAGAGCCTGGTGCTGCCAAGCCCGATTTCAGTAGAAATGTCGGCGATGCGCCTGTCACTATGGAGCGGCCTGCTCGGTGCGGTGGTGTATAACCAGAATCGCCAGCAGTCCCGCGTGCGCCTGTTTGAGAGCGGCCTGCGCTTTGTTCCTGATACGCAGGCAAACCTGGGTATCCGTCAGGAGGTTATGCTGTCTGGCGTTATCGCCGGCAATCGCAATGAAGAGCATTGGGATCTGGCGCGTCAGGCCGTTGACTTCTATGATTTGAAAGGTGATTTAGAGTCTGTGCTGGAACTTACCGGCAAGCTCGATGAGATCCGGTTTGTAGCCGAAGCTAATCCGGCGCTGCATCCGGGGCAGAGCGCGGCAATTTATTTACGCGGCGAAGCCATCGGATTCATCGGTGTGGTGCACCCGGAACTTGAGCGAAAACTGGATCTTAACGGTCGTACGGTGGTGTTTGAGCTGCTGTGGGATAAGGTCGCAGACCGCGTCCTGCCTGACGTCAGCGGCATTTCGCGCTTCCCGGCAAACCGCCGTGATATTGCCGTTGTGGTGGCGGAAAACGTCCCTGCAGCAGATATCATCACGGAGTGTAAGAAAGTTGGCGTAAATCAGGTAGTTGGCGTAAACTTGTTTGACGTGTACCGTGGTAAGGGCGTAGATGAGGGTTTCAAGAGCCTCGCTATCAGCCTGATTTTGCAAGATACCAGCCGGACACTCGAAGAAGAGGAGATTGCCGCTACCGTTGCAAAATGTGTAGAGGCACTGAAAGAGCGATTCCAAGCATCCTTGAGGGATTGAACCTATGGCGCTTACAAAAGCTGAAATGTCTGAATATCTGTTTGAGAAGCTTGGGCTTAGCAAACGGGATGCCAAAGAGCTGGTAGAACTGTTTTTTGAAGAAGTGCGTCGTGCTTTGGAGAACGGTGAGCAGGTCAAACTGTCAGGATTTGGCAACTTCGACCTTCGCGACAAGAATCAACGTCCGGGACGTAACCCAAAAACCGGGGAAGACATCCCGATTACGGCCCGTCGGGTAGTGACTTTCCGTCCTGGTCAGAAGTTGAAGAGCCGGGTAGAAAACGCTTCACCGAAAGAAGACTGATATTCGCAATTCAAAAAGGCCGCGCAAGCGGCCTTTTTCATTAATACAACTTATTGATTTAAATCGGTTTTTTTAATTTTAATGTCCACATTGCGACCACAACTCAGTTACTGCACCGTACATTAACTTAAAAGCCCCGCTTCTGATGCGGGGCTTTTTTTATAGGGCGAGGTTTAGTTGATCGCGTCCGTAATGCGATACGGGAAACGCATCTTTGGGGATAAAGTCCGGCGGTAACGGTTCGCGGCGGCCGCGTTTAGTCACCAGCTTTTCTACGCTGTTCAGGGTGGTAAAGGTCTCGCTGCATTCTAAATTCTGGCACTGATGATACTGGCGTATTGTCAGTTCACTAAGACGACGGCTGGTGCGGGTACGGGCGTGAGCGCCGCAGATCGGGCAAATAAACATGATGGCTCCCTCATGGGAGTTGAACTCGCTGTTATTATGACCGTTATGTCGTCGTTTCTGCAATCCACTCCGGTATTTTTGCTTCCAGCTCCAGGCGGGTTTTAAATCCGCCGTCATCAATCGTGTGGCTTACACGCGATAATACCCAGTCCTGATTATCGATCTCGGTCTTAAACCCGGATACCGTGCCGTGCATCTCCGGATACAGGTCGGCCCGGCCAGCAGCCAGGGTCAGCGAAAATTCTGCCGCACCGCGTTTGAGCTGTTGCCATTTCGCAGCAGCTGCACGGCGGGCCGCTGTTTCATTGCTGTACGTCGAGCGCAGCACAAATAAATTCCCGTCTTCACCGGCAATATAATCCCCCTCACGGCTGCTGCTTTTTGCGGGCTTTTCAGGCTTCGGCTTTGATGCGCGCTTTTTCACGGTGACGGCTTTCTTTTTGCCAAAATCCAGATCCAGCCAGTTCGCCTGCACGCCGGTGTAAGCGTCCCGATCCGCAATACGGAATGAGTGCCGGTCGCCGCTTGAACGCGTCAGCGCAAATTGCGGGAGGGCGATGCCCCGCGCACTGATGCCGCCGCCGGGAAGGATAAACAGCAACGCGCCGTTCTTCACCGTTGCAATGGCTCCCAGCAGCTCCGCCATGCGTGTCAGGAATGACATATCACTTTCCTGTGTCTGGTCGGCGTGGTCGATTTCGGCTTTCATCAGCTGTTCGGAAATCACAGGTGTTAGCTTGTAGCGCCTGGCTATCGCAGACACGATGCGCTCAACGGTGACGTCATGCCATGACACCTCACGCTTGACGTTAAATTCATCCCGAAAATCGGCACTGCGGGCGGTAATGTCGATCCTGTCCGGCGGCCCTGAATACGCCACCTCGTCAACGGTGTAAACTCCTTTGTAAACCAGCGGTTCGCCAGTCCAGCCAAGTGACAGGGACAGCTCAGCACCGCGCGGCGGCAGCTCCAGCTTACCGTCCGTGTCATCAATCGAAATAGTCAGTTCGTCGGCTTCAAAGCCGCGATTGTCGGTCAGCTCCAGCGAGATGACGCGCGGGTCCAGTTGCGTCAGCGCTTTACCGCCCATCATGACGCTGAATGCGGGTACCCGTGACAGGCTGTCCTGATACTCCCGCAGGTTCTTCATGCCGTCATCCAGCAGCGTTTTCGCCTTGCCTATCGTGTCTGTCGTCAGCGCCATTTTCGTTCCTCCGGCGCTGATGTTTTCATGCGCGCGCGATGGCGGAAACTGCCCGTTGTTGTCGGCGTCTTGCAACAACCGCCAGTGCGTGTCCGGGGCGCGTAATTCAGCGAACATCATCCCCGAACTCAACAAACATGATGGCGGTACAGTATGACCGACAACTTTTTCCACGGGGCACGCGTCCAGGAAAACACCGACCTCCAGACGGCAATCAATGACATTGATTCAACCGTTATTGGCCTGGTCGCTGTTGCCGACGACGCTGACCCGTTAGCTTTTCCACTTAATACGCCGGTGCTGGTCACGCGGGTTATCAGCGTACTCGGCAAGGCCGGTAAAACCGGTTCGCTGTACAAATCACTGAAGGCGATTTCCGACCAGGTCAGCACCCGCGTAATTGTGGTGCGCGTGGCAGCAGCCGGAACGGCTGACGGTGCGCCAACGCAGTCACAGCTGATTATCGGCGGGACGCAGGCAGATGGCAGCTACACCGGGATGTTTGCGCTGCTGACTGCGGAGCAGAAAACCGGTTATCGCCCGCGTATTCTTGGCGTGCCGGAGTACGACACTGAAGAAGTGACCGCACAGCTGCGTGTTATCGCGAAGCAGCTGCGGGCATTCTCTTACAGCTACTGCGACGGCTGCGAAACCATTGCGGAGGCCAAAACCTACCGCGAAACGTTCGCAGAGCGTGAAGGTATGCTTATCTGGCCGAACTTCATCGCCTTTAACCCGCAGACAGGCGTTAACGAAGTGTTCCCGGCGGTAGCCTATGCACTCGGCCTGCGTGCGCTGATTGACAGTGAACAGGGCTG
The sequence above is a segment of the Erwinia sp. SLM-02 genome. Coding sequences within it:
- a CDS encoding fructosamine kinase family protein, which produces MWSAINRLLNEQLGQGEITQRTELPGGDVHPAWLLHYGEHRVFVKCNQRDMLDLFTWEADQLQLLARSGTVRVPKVYGSGSDRDASFLLLEYTEPTPLDASSAHLLGEQLARLHQWSEQPQFGLDFDNNITTSPQPNSWLRRWSLFFAEQRIGWQLQLAAEKGIQYGDIELITRCAQSLLATHHPQPSLLHGDLWPANCAGSSNGPWIFDPACYWGDRECDLAMLSWYPDLPVEILQGYQSVWPLPEGYIQRQPVYQLYYLLNRANVFGGRWLAEAQRAVVALLDEDEVGKKRTRQA
- the ghoS gene encoding type V toxin-antitoxin system endoribonuclease antitoxin GhoS; this encodes MSSAVNQYVVTFRYHETGLSNLLELNSTMLSAGFSTTLNDADGHPHELGTNNFGIVSALPIEDLKAQAISIGELVLDEAPEVEVQTLASFNKQDQS
- a CDS encoding DUF481 domain-containing protein; this translates as MKALSKLSVVLLLSGGALCQQALADNNVFTVMDDPSTAKKPFEGNAAAGYLAQSGNTKSSSATANTNMTWYQPSTAYSLWGNASNTSSNDERSSETYQVGGRTRYNMNSADYLFGQASWLSDRFNGYDGRSILAAGYGRQLLNGPVHSLRLEAGPGVRYDDFHEGGHETQALAYGAMSYQWQLTDNTKFIQGVSVLGSDDTTVNSETGLQVAINDHFALKLAYNVTWNQNPPESAPERTDTKTSVLLSYAM
- the thrS gene encoding threonine--tRNA ligase, coding for MPVITLPDGSKRSFDHAVSVMDIALDIGPGLAKACIAGRVNGELVDAVDPITEDANVAIITAKDEAGLEIIRHSCAHLLGHAIKQLWPDTKMAIGPVIDNGFYYDVDLDRTLTQEDIDQLEKRMHQLAETNYDVVKQKVSWQEARDAFAARDETYKMTILDENISHDDRPGLYHHEEYVDMCRGPHVPNMRFCHHFKLQKISGAYWRGDSNNKMLQRIYGTAWADKKQLAAYLLRLEEAAKRDHRKIGKQLDLYHMQEEAPGMVFWHNDGWTIFRELEVFVRTKLKEYDYQEVKGPFMMDRVLWEKTGHWENYKEAMFTTSSENREYCIKPMNCPGHVQIFNQGLKSYRDLPLRMAEFGSCHRNEPSGALHGLMRVRGFTQDDAHIFCTEEQVRDEVNSCIKMVYDMYSTFGFEKIVVKLSTRPEKRIGSDDLWDRSEADLAAALKENEIPFEYQPGEGAFYGPKIEFTLHDCLDRAWQCGTVQLDFSLPGRLNASYVGESNERQVPVMIHRAILGSMERFIGILTEEYAGFFPTWLAPVQVVVMNITDGQSEYVAELTRKLQNAGIRAKADLRNEKIGFKIREHTLRRVPYMLVCGDKEVESGKVAVRTRRGKDLGSMDVNEVIAKLQNEIRSRNLHQLEE
- the infC gene encoding translation initiation factor IF-3; this encodes MKGGKRVQPARPNRINREIRATEVRLTGVDGEQIGIVSLNEALEKAEEAGVDLVEISPNAEPPVCRIMDYGKFLYEKSKSSKEQKKKQKVIQVKEIKFRPGTDDGDYQVKLRNLIRFLEDGDKAKITLRFRGREMAHQQIGMEVLNRVRKDLCEDIDLAIVESFPTKIEGRQMIMVLAPKKKQ
- the rpmI gene encoding 50S ribosomal protein L35, with translation MPKIKTVRGAAKRFKKTASGGFKRKHANLRHILTKKSTKRKRHLRPKGLVSKGDLGLVIACLPYA
- the rplT gene encoding 50S ribosomal protein L20: MARVKRGVVARARHKKILKQAKGYYGARSRVYRVAFQAVIKAGQYAYRDRRQRKRQFRQLWIARINAAARTNGISYSRFINGLKKASIEIDRKILADIAVFDKAVFSALVEKAKAALA
- the pheS gene encoding phenylalanine--tRNA ligase subunit alpha; this encodes MSHLADLVAQAKAAINDAQDVAALDNVRVEYLGKKGLLTLQMTTLRELPAEDRPAAGAVINEAKQQVQDALNAQKNALESAEMNARLAQETIDVSLPGRRIENGGLHPVTRTIDRIETFFGELGFSVETGPEIEDDYHNFDALNIPGHHPARADHDTFWFDAKRLLRTQTSGVQIRTMEAQQPPIRVIVPGRVYRNDYDQTHTPMFHQMEGLIVDKNISFTNLKGTLHDFLNNFFEADLQVRFRPSYFPFTEPSAEVDVMGKNGKWLEVLGCGMVHPNVLRNVGIDPEVYSGFAFGMGMERLTMLRYGVTDLRAFFENDLRFLKQFK
- the pheT gene encoding phenylalanine--tRNA ligase subunit beta — its product is MKFSELWLREWVNPAIDGEALSDQITMAGLEVDGVDAVAGAFHGVVVGEVVECGQHPNADKLRVTKINVGGDRLLDIVCGAPNCRQGLKVAVATVGAVLPGDFKIKAAKLRGEPSEGMLCSFSELGISDDHQGIIELPLDAPVGTDIREYLKLDDSTIEISVTPNRADCLGIIGVARDVAVLNKLPLAEPEILPVAATLADTFPISVTAPEACPRYVGRVVKGINVKAATPLWMKEKLRRCGIRSIDPVVDITNFVLLELGQPMHAFDLDRINGEIIVRLAEEGEKLTLLDGSEATLKNDTLVIADAGKALAMAGIFGGEHSGVNEETQNVLLESAFFSPLSITGRARRHGLHTDASHRYERGVDPALQHKAIERATRLLLDICGGEAGPLIDVTNQEYLPKRATITLRREKLDRLIGHVIADADVTDFLTRLGCEVTVGNGEWQATAPSWRFDMEIEEDLVEEVARIYGYNNIPHVPVLASLEMTQHREADLSLKRVKSLLVDKGYQEAITYSFVDPKIQALLHPGEESLVLPSPISVEMSAMRLSLWSGLLGAVVYNQNRQQSRVRLFESGLRFVPDTQANLGIRQEVMLSGVIAGNRNEEHWDLARQAVDFYDLKGDLESVLELTGKLDEIRFVAEANPALHPGQSAAIYLRGEAIGFIGVVHPELERKLDLNGRTVVFELLWDKVADRVLPDVSGISRFPANRRDIAVVVAENVPAADIITECKKVGVNQVVGVNLFDVYRGKGVDEGFKSLAISLILQDTSRTLEEEEIAATVAKCVEALKERFQASLRD
- the ihfA gene encoding integration host factor subunit alpha gives rise to the protein MALTKAEMSEYLFEKLGLSKRDAKELVELFFEEVRRALENGEQVKLSGFGNFDLRDKNQRPGRNPKTGEDIPITARRVVTFRPGQKLKSRVENASPKED